The genomic segment ggcatgtgccctgactgggaatcaaacaggcgaccccttggttcgcaagcccgcgctcaatccactgagctataccagccagaggGCTATGCCCTAAGAATTTAAATTAAGATAGTAAACTCCGGCGTTGTCCTGGGCAGTGACAATACAGGTAcctctttttctttatgtttttcaaaattgaCTATGTGTATGAATGTGCATTGCTTTGGTAATTAGGAACAATCACATAAAATAACCCATCTTAATTTGAAAAATGCaacctgcttttaaaaaagattttatttatttccaaagagagggagagaaacatcgatgtgtgagagaaacatcagttggttgcctctcacacgcccccgaGAGGGACctgagggacctggcctgcaatctaggcgtgtgccctgactggggattgaaccagtgacctttcggttcacagacTTCcacctaatccactgagccacacctgttttttatttatttttaatttttacttactgattttggAGGGGGCGAGAGGGAGACAGACGAACAGACAtcgatttgttccacttatttatgcattcatcagttgcttcttgtatgtgctctgactagggatggaactgcaaccttggcatatggggatgatgttctaacagctacctggccaggactggtTTATTATTTTAGATGCTGCAGATAATTCAACTTGTAAATGCTATTATTTTGTTACTATGATTGTTCGAACATAAAGGTAAAATTACATGTCATATGTGCCTgttatgtgctaggcactattCTAGGTCCTGAGGATGTGTAACCTAGAACAATAAACCAATAACTAAGAAAATATATAGAGATGCAGAgacctggggctgcagaggggaggtgggagggtggaggacGGGATGGGGCAGGAATGCCAcagtgtgtggggcagggggaggaggaggagagagagagagatatcacaTGGGCGCGCATGCATGGGACAAGATGCCCAGAGAGGCAGTAGCACCCCGAGCTGTCAGGCATTCTACAGATATGACGGGGCCCACTGGCTGGTGGGAGCTGTGCCTGGGTGGTCCACAAGCCCATAGGCCCGTGGGGGCAAAGCTGCTACAGCTGAGCAAGATCAGCTGGCTTGCTGGGGTGGGATCCTGTGTTAGAAGCTCCTGAAGCGGACCCTCGCTGCTCGACCTGACCCCATGCATGCTTGCAAGTGGCATGGAATTGTGTCAGGGTGACCTCGAGGCTCTGGCAGCCGAGTTTGGACCCGGTAACTTACaagcttaaaattaaatttgattgaTGATGTTTCCGAACAAATACAGCCTTTTATTTGAGATAAACCATTTTGAAGACTGAGACTCTGGAGTTCTATATTTGAGGATAAAGAAAATCTTTGCGAGAGTCTGTATTTTATATAGCAAAAATGTGAATCCTTAGACTGAATTTCTAAAGGGCCTGTGTAAGGTAATGGATGTTGGTGGAAGCATTTACACCCAGTCAGCTTAAAGAGTCTCACATGGACCCTACCTCTGACAAATCAAGATGGCAGTGCACCAGGAGGAATGGAGGAAAATGGACTAATACCAGAGTGCTGTGATAAAGTACAACCAAgacagggttctttttttttttttttaaagattttatttatttgacttctagttaagatggaggcataggtaaacacaccttGCCTCCTTGAACAACTACAGGAAAAATTATGACTACAAAACAAACTTCATCCAAAAtaatcagaaaatcaagctgtatggaaatccgacaaccaaggatttaaagaagccacattcatccagatgggtaggaggggtggagatgcagagatgtgCAGAGATGTGCAGAGAGGCACAAAGAGGTGGAGAGACAAGGGGATGCAGAAAGGGTGGTCCTTtccatccacatgtggtggataaaaatcaggaaggatacctCGAGAGTGAGGGATCCcaaccccaggccagaccacctagtccagggttccagtgccaggaagataagtccccataacttctggctataaaaaccagtgggggttgggatggtggaagaaactgtgtgGGATTCttaggagactcctcttaaagaacttatcttatgccactggtgcctttagGACTTTCAGTCCCTCggggattcagcaccaggacaacagctggaagggcaccagtggcacatggggagaaattgaagtgagAGGCATCAGGgcgagtgctgggagacagcttcctcctgggaaaAAGTCCAGAGGTTAAGCAGTGGCATTGtaccctttctgagccctcccccaatcAGAGTAACAGAGCAGGAAcatgggttaccctgccctgatgattacctaaggctctgctccatccaacttacaggtgcgcttttctacaataggccacactactaagacaaggagtcaaagcagctgtacctaatacacagaaataaacacagggaggctgccaaaatgaagagacaaagaaatatggtccaaatgaaagaacagaacaaaactccagaaaaagagctaaacaaaatggagacgagcaacctatcacatgcagagttcaaaacattggttatcaggatgctcaaagaactaaTTGGGTACtttaacagcattaaaaaaaaacccagtcagaaatgaaggttacactaagtgaaattaaaagaaaaatctacaggaaaccaacagtgaatagatgaagctgagactcaaatcaatgatttgaaacgtaaggaagaaaaaagcattcaatcagaacggcaagaagaaaaaagaatttaaaaaatgaggacagaataaggagcctctgggacatcttcaaactTACGAACATTTGAAtcttaggggtgccagagggaaaagaggaagagcaagaaattgaaatttatttgaaaaaataatgaaagaaaacatccttaatttgatgaaggaaatagacatacaagtccaggaagcacagagagtcccaaccaaggtggacacaaagaggcccacttaagacacatcatgattaaaatgccaaagcttaaagataaagtgagaatcttaaaaagcagcaagggagatgcagatagttacctactgaggagttcccataagactctcagctgatttctcaaaagaaggtttgcaggctagaagggctgacaagaagtatttaaagtgatgaaaagcagggacctacaacctagattactgtatcctgcaaagctatcatttagaattgaagggcagataaagtgcttcccagataaagtcaagttaaagaaattcatcatcaccaagccattattctatgaaatgtcaaagggacttatctaagaaaaagaagaagatcaaaactatgaacaattaaaatggcaataaactcacaactatcaacaattgaatctaaaaaaacaaactaaggacaaaagcagaacagaaacagaatcatagataaggagatcatttggaggattattggttgggggggaaatggggaaaaggtgcagggaataagaagtacaaattagtaggtaTAAGATGGACgggggtgttaagaacagtataggaaatgaagtagccaaagaacttacatgaatgacccatgggcatgaactaagcaGGGTATAGCTGGAGGTACTGAgtggagggagcaaagggggaaaattgggacaactgtaatagcataatcaataacatattttttaaaaaggttttatttatttattttgagagagagggcaagggaaggagaaagagacggggagaaacatccatcagttgcttctcctACATGACCTCACCAGGACTGAACCTGGAACTTGGGCATGGtccctgaacaggaatcaaaccctgAACCTTTCAGTTGAGGCGCAACCAACTGTGCTATACCGATCAGGGCAAGACAGAGTTCTTTTAACATGGATTTTATGAAATGAATGAAGACAATAGGTTTCTTACCTAACAAATGGACAGTAAAAGTGACTTTCTAAAGACCTTGTGTATCattaaaagaagtatttttgaCATTTGGAGATGAAAGATGGCATGTTAACAGATGAGAGTCTGTATGcctgaaatttttttgtttgtatgaaTATAACTTTGTGAAATGTTAACTCCAGTAAAATTtctaacacattttttatttcttgatattagagagacagacagacattgatttgttgttccatgcaTTTATGcttcatcggttgcttcttgtatgtgctctgacctggatCGAACAGCAGCACTGGCGTATCCTGACAGTCCTctaaaccaactgagctacctgcccaCAGCAAAACTTCTAACATttaaaggaaagggggaaaaaaaaaaaaagaagaagaagatccctggctgggtagctcagttggttggagtgttatccttGTACaccacaaggttgtgggtttgatttctggtcggggcacatacctaggttgtggctttgatccctgggtttgatctctggttgaGGTAAGAGTGGGAAGCAACCCATTGAtgtgtctgtccctctctctgttttgctgtctctctctccctctccttctgtctccctctccccaccttcctctctaaaatcaataaacatatccttaggtgaggattaaaaaagaaaagaatatatagaaTTTGTATAGAGATGATCAGTCAGTTTTTAAGGAAGGTAGGTGGCATGTTGCTGCCCACTCAGCAGGAAAATCCAGTTCCAGTGGCATCAGACGCAGTGCCATCTGTAtgcatcatttttttttgctacctggctggggccatgtctcattttcttatctgtgtCTTGTTTGCCATGTAGAGAATTGccctttgaaaaattaaaaaatcacttttgaagTGAATTTAGGGTATTGCAGAACTGTCAAAAAGACCCAGTGAGGGGACATATAGattatactatttaaaaaattattttatttatatatttttagagagaggggaagaaagggagaaagagagggacagaaacattgatgtgagggagaaacatcgatcgctTGCCTCTTGGCCATGTCCCGTCCAGGGACTGaacgtgcaacccaggcatgtaccttgaccaggaattgaacaagCGATCTTTCGATTtgctggacgatgcccaaccatctgagccacactgctcagggctatattatactatttttattttaaaaaacaattcccaaatgtatgtcttcctggtggaCTAATCCTTATTATAAAACGTCCTGTTTTGTCTatagtaacaatttttaaatttttaaaaattattgatttgaagagagagaggaaaggggggagagagagattgatttttgtttttccacttattttatgccttcattggttgtttgttggttgattcttatatgtgcccttaCAGGgtattgaacctacaaccttttggtatacgggacaatgctccaaccaactgagccacactggctggggctaaaatgtgtgattttaaaaaaatgtcagaaaaaaatttcagGACTTTATTTAGTAAGCAGCAGTAAGCAAGATGTTTTTTGAATAAAAGAGATAAGGTTTCTGGGGGATTGATTAAAAGGAACTAGAAGCTGGTAGATCAGTTACTCATTTTAGTAGTTTGAGTATAAATCCTGACTCAAGATCAGGAAAATGAGAATGAAGTAACCAGAGACACATTAGAAAGATTGCTAAGGTTTCCTTCTTGGgtgggagaaacagaaaggagaagtgaaaatatttgtttgaatGAACTGAGGATGATGTATAGGATGTTAGGTGTGACTTGTTATTTTCATTTGGGATAGAGAGTGGGTGGAGAGGGTCAAGCCTGATGAAAAGATAAAGTTATaattttagtcctggctggtatggttcagtgggttgagtgctggcctgtgaaccaaaaagttgctggtaattcctggtcagggcgcatacctggattgcaggtttggtccctgatcgGGGTGCCTCTAAGAGGCAAGCGATCGATGTttgtctcacacattgatgtttctccccctctctttttccgtcccttcccttctctttaaaaaataaataaaatcttttttaaacagTTACAATTTTAGACATGTCTGTGTTACTGGTAGATGAAAAGGTGAATGTGAACAAGATGTACCCAAGTCTTTAAAGGTTTCGTCATGACCATATTAATACAGAAGAGTGTATACAAAAGACAGTAAACTTCCAGTGGAAGTTTATGTGCGGAGGGAGAGTGAGGGCCAAGAGCTTTTGGGGTACCTGGGGAAGATGGTGGCTGAGGTGTGTCCCAAGATAAGTAAGAACTCATCAGAAAGACACATGAAAGTCAGTTTGAGTCATAGGATGCTATTTCCCTTCTTTATGCATCCCCTTACCCCTATCCTGTTTGGTTTTTAatggccatttctttttttcaaaaggatCTACCGCTACCAGTCTCATGACTATGCCTTCAGTAGTGTAGAAAACTTACTACACTCTCTAGGAGGGGACGACTTCCTTGGAATGTTTAACCAAACACTTCTTGAAACCTTGCAGAAAGCAGGCTTCTCTGAGAAATTCCTCAATGAAATGGTCGCTCCCATCAATAGGCTCAATTATGGCCAAGGCACAGACCTCAATGGCTTTGTAGGTAAGCTGAGGCTTGGAACAGCTTTAGAATTGGTTCACAGAGGGGCTTACCTGATGTTATGGTGACTCCTGACTTCAGCCATGGGTTGGAGAAGACTACCTTTCTCTGTGAAACCTCAGGCATTTTTGGtaaaattgtgtaaatgtaaatgtaaatgcgCCTTTTTATGGGGAGAGAGCCCTTAGCTTTCATTGGTTGAATGGTTCTCAAGTGTGTGGAGACATTTGGAGCAGAACTCACCCagttggggagggagagtggtTGGAGGGTCTCTTACAGAATtagaattaaaacacatttttttttcctgctgcttaCAGGGGCAGTGTCACTAGCTTGTACCGATTCTGGCCTTTGGGCAGTAGAAGGTGGCAATAAACTTGTTTGCTCAGGCCTCCTTCAGGCTTCCAAAAGCAACCTTATATCTGGCTCAGTAATGTCCATAGAGGAGAAAACAAGGACCAAGCAGACAGGTGAGcttgaatttctattttattgttcctGATTTTCCCTGTTGGAAATAATTGCTCACAGAGAAAAACCTCTCTTCTGCCATTTCTCACTCCAACTGATGgaattttaaattgtatgtttTGTGCCATGTAGAAATACTCTGAAATGTACTCAAGTACAGTGACATGACTACttggatttaaaaaatctcattctcaaaagtaaaaattttccttattttgtacttattaacaaggtattatttttaagtagGAAATTGGCCTCAATTTGGGACAGTTATCTTAAAAGGTAAAtcacgtctttttttttttgtttttaagagagagagaaatgtcgattgttccacttatttatatatttattgtttgcttctagtatgtaccctgactggggatcaaactcacaaccttggtgcatcaggctgatgctctgaccaactgagctacccagtcagagCTTAAAGTCTTTAATTCCTTAGggttataaattattaaaaaagtatAGAGTTATTTTTAGGAGGTATAAAATATAGTATGTTAGAAACACTAAAGAAGTGTATGCTTCCTTATTTCCTCTAGGAAACCCCACAAAGATGTATGAAATTGTCTACCAAAGTGGATCCGAGACCCATTCAGACTTCTATGACATCATCATGGTGGCCACTCCATTGAGTCAAAAAATATCCAATATAAGTTTTCTCAACTTTGATCCTCCAATTGAGGAATTCCATCAATACTACCAACATATAGTGACAACTTTTATTAAGGGAAAATTGAATTCAACTGCTTTTAGCTCTAGAGCCTTAGACAAATTTAATCTCCGTACGGTCTTAATCACTGGTAGTTCAGATTTGTTTATTAACAGCATTAGAATTGTGTCCTCTGTAAAAGATAATGATCCTCAACCATCAACAGATGGAGCATACGTGTGGAAGACCTTTTCCCAGAAAACTCTTACCAAAGAGCaaattttaaagctctttttGTCCCATGAGTACACTGTAAAGCAGCAATGGCTTGCATATCCCTACTATAAGCCTCCAGAGAAAAGCCCCCCCATCATACTCCATGATCGACTTTACTACCTGAATGGCATAGAGCGCGCAGCAAGTGCCATGGAAATGAGTGCCATTGCAGCCCACAATGCTGCTCTCCTTGCCTATCACCGCTGGAACGGGCACACAGACATGATTGACCAAGAGGACTTATATGAGAAACTGAAAACCGAACTATGAGATAACACTTCCAttctcccccaacctccctcctagTTCCAGATGGAATATCACTGGCAAAAAAACACAATCTGAGCAGAGACATTTTGAATCAAATATTTTGCCATTATCATTGTTTAATGAGAGCAACCCCATTGAGTCATGAGAAAATACAAGGTCTAATTAAGTGTGAAGGTGTAACTATTGCATTTATGCCAcgtacaaaaattatttttgtctttgagagtatgtttattaaaattggggacagtgaaacaaagggcTTAGAGTAGAAGTATAAAAGAGGAGGTGCTCTGTTTTGGCCCCtggaaatgttataggaaagaagtgagccccAGCAGAGCTGCTGTTAGCTCACCGAGAAATAACTGACAATGACAGGAGTGAGCCAAAGTGGGGCGGCTCTTAGCTCATGAAAAAGTCAGAGACAAGGGTCCTTGGAAATGGGTTCAGTGGGTTAGCCTGGGatcagctgctgctgcccactgctcccttgGCTGCAAGTTTCTTGGGGACCTTTAGACtttaggagagaaaagtaaagatgcaCGCCTGAGAGGGAAAAGGCATTGGCATGCTCCAGAAAGCCTGCTCCAAATTTTAACTCTAAATAATCAACAGTATTTCCCAAACCTGTCTGATTGTAAGAATCACCTggaatttgtaaaacaaaattccCTAGCTCCTCTGGagattttgattcagtaggtctagaGGTTATAGGCCCTGGATTTTGAACAAAACTTTTTTAAGCGGAACACTTGAACTTAAAAGACATACCTTTTAGTTGGGGAAGAGCTCATTTGTGCTTCACAGCTGGATTTGATCTTTAGTCACATAGTGAGATCTACTGTGGGAGCTGGTATCTTATGCCTGGCCTTAGTAACTCATAGCACTTTCAAAGTAAATGTGCCCATGACTGAAGCCTTGACTTTTAGAATGTTCTTTTGATTGCTGTTTTTTAGGGGTGAAATTCATAAGGCTGAGTAGTACAACCTTAAGATGTCATACAACAATCAccagtaaaatgaaaagcaagtatAGGCTATTGATCAAGAAATTGGCATTGTTATCAAATTCTCATGtatgaagcttttaaaaatatggatggACTCCCCCCAAATCCCcatcagagattctgatttagtggATTGAGGATAGGGCCTCAccatcagattttttaaattcctaatgTGTAACCTACATTGAGAATCACTGATTTGGGTGTCTAAAATGTCTCCCAAGGGTTTTTAGTGCCTTAAAGGCCCCAAGAAATCCAACCCATTATCCAAGATTCATTTTGTGAAGAATCACTTCTCAATGAGAACTCTAGTAGTAACCTTGATAGTAAGAAGCACTGATAGTGTGAACAGCAGAGGCAACCTAGATTCCAGAGTAGTTGACATAAGGTACTCAGAATGACACGGTACTTCATCAAACCCAGCATATACACAAACCGTTAAATACTTAAGCTACTACTGTACCATTTCGAGTGAGAAACTGCTGAAATCTTAAGATGGTAGTTGTCCACCTTGGCTGGACTTTGAAGTCACCTGTAGGCCTTCAAAGCTACCCAAatgattctaatatgcagccaAACTTGAAAACCAGTTCTACATCTACTGTATGAAAATCATGAATGTCCACAAGACAGAACAAGAGCTTGTGAATGTAACTGCAACCAAGTTAACATGTATTGTTAAAAACTAGTTTGTCAAATGGTCagcttttttctaattttatttttaaaaatgctctccttttgtggttttaatgaAGACAACATGTAGACGATGTATGTGCTAGACTGGTAAATACTAATGAAATAGTTTAATTTCTATCACCTGTAAACTTAAGTTTGCAATGGGATATATTTTTACTTGTAAGAACACCAATTTAAAGTGTTGTCATTGTATCAAACCTACTGTTTTCCAACAGGGCATCTGAAATTGCTTCCTCAGAGAGCAAAACAGGTTATCAATATATGAAGCATGTTAGTTTCAATACAATTAACAGcactaaagtttttaaaaaattggatgaAGAAATACTGTCAGAGCTTGCTTATTCATCTTTTTACACAAGAGTGGTAAAAATGATGCAGGGGCAGAATGCAAGGCCGCAGTTCTATAACTTGCGTATGCTTCGGACTCACCTGGAGGGCCTAAAACATTGCTGGGCCTCATCCCCGAACTCTCAGTAAGTGTGGAATGGTGTATCAAAGCCTGCATTTCTGTTAAGGTCCTAGGTGATATTGCTGGTCTAGGAACCACACTGGAGACCATTTCTACAACTCGGCTCTACGTGGTTGCAAAAAATCAAGCCTATCAAGTTCACTGGATTTAAAATGTATTGgagtaataaaaatggaaaaaatgaaagttgGGATAATAAAAATGTACTGGATTTCACACTCTTATGTTTAAGTTGGTTTGATCGCTCTGTTTTTTTGCCGTACACATTTTAGATACATACAAGCCACCGTGTTTTTTAACTGCCTTACACACTCGTGTGTGCCCCATTCTCTAGTTTTAAAGCAATTCAAATCACTTTGTAGGATTTGTAGGCTTTTCACTATGATTACAAAAACTGCAGGCCTAAGCATTTGCTTGGTAGGTTTCTTAAGGTTAGGTTTATGATAAGCATATGTAAAGTGTATTTCATCAGTTTTTGTACCCTAAAACTTATGAACTAGATTTAAGTGTGAGGGGCAGCATTATTACTACTCTCCAGCTCAAAGGAACAATACACTGGAATATTTTCTCTGGATTTTATTTCTACTcttgtattcaaaatattttcccacTTACGTTCAAAACAAACAGCAACGTCCCTGCTTCCTGTTTTCTGCTGTACTCTATTTGGAATGCAGATGTACTTGGAAAAGCCAGGTATCAAAATTACTATAAGAGTTTTGAAAATCAGAGTTGATGTTACAAAAGAAACCCGCTCAGGTCTGCAGATTCTTTATCTCTGTtcaaatgttttacatttaatagATTTTTCTATACTAATGCATAAAAACCTTTATAAAAAATCAGTCCTAACCAGGAATAGctcacataagaaaaaaattagagctAATATCCTATTTTTTAAGTTCAGCACATCTGAGAGAGCATTTTTTGACcaatacaaaaatttatttaacaaaagttCAACATGAAAATGTACAAGACTCAATTTTTATATTGCTGTAAAACAAGAAATGTGGAGAGGGGGCGTGGAAGCAGTTGGTTTCTCTGGTGAACACGGCCATTCTTTATACTCGTTCCAAGGCTTCTAACATGATGATACTATTGCCTCGTATTacctaagaaagagaaaagtaactTAAAAAGACCACACATCACTTAACACACTTATAAATTATGATTAAGAATTTTCACCCCCCCCTAAACTACcacttagtgggttgggcattgtcctgaaaaCCTAAAGGTTGCTAGTTCCATTCCCAGGATACAcacctgggttgccagccaggtccctggttgggggtggggataggggggtgagaggcaactgactgatgtttctctccctctctttgctcccctcttcccctcttagatagatataatcttaaaaaacaaaacaaaacatgtcagTTCAAGCCAAATAAGAAGTCTCAAAGGCTGACAACTACCCTTTTGACATACCAAGTCTCCAATGACTCATTTCACTGCCGTAACTGCAGGACTCAAATAACATGACCATTACTGCCCCTAAGGGATCCATAAATTAATGGGAAAAATAGGTACAACAGAATATGCACATTAGTTTATGGGGGTAAGCTTATTTAGGGAACAAACCAGA from the Desmodus rotundus isolate HL8 chromosome 5, HLdesRot8A.1, whole genome shotgun sequence genome contains:
- the PCYOX1 gene encoding prenylcysteine oxidase 1, with product MSRAVGELVSSLLVLWLLLCGWVCPGSTELRAPPDKIAIIGAGIGGTSAAYYLRQKFGKDVKIDVYERGEVGGRLATLTVQGQEYEAGGSVIHPLNLHMKRFVKDLGLSTVQSSGGLVGVSNGETLVFEESSWLIMNIIKLIWQYGFQPLRLHMWVEDIFDKFMRIYRYQSHDYAFSSVENLLHSLGGDDFLGMFNQTLLETLQKAGFSEKFLNEMVAPINRLNYGQGTDLNGFVGAVSLACTDSGLWAVEGGNKLVCSGLLQASKSNLISGSVMSIEEKTRTKQTGNPTKMYEIVYQSGSETHSDFYDIIMVATPLSQKISNISFLNFDPPIEEFHQYYQHIVTTFIKGKLNSTAFSSRALDKFNLRTVLITGSSDLFINSIRIVSSVKDNDPQPSTDGAYVWKTFSQKTLTKEQILKLFLSHEYTVKQQWLAYPYYKPPEKSPPIILHDRLYYLNGIERAASAMEMSAIAAHNAALLAYHRWNGHTDMIDQEDLYEKLKTEL